In Zingiber officinale cultivar Zhangliang chromosome 6A, Zo_v1.1, whole genome shotgun sequence, a single genomic region encodes these proteins:
- the LOC121994486 gene encoding late embryogenesis abundant protein At5g17165-like, with the protein MATYWAGRSIAEGSLGKRFLHQIRAASPLPAVSVAYPVISSGIRALHESSYDKNVDEQVRPCVVPDYVIDGGSSDKYWGPHPTTGVFGPADDGGASAAGIGGKAAAATGISGSSEVKKTVWFRLEEGVDKAPYA; encoded by the exons ATGGCAACCTACTGGGCGGGACGATCGATAGCCGAAGGAAGCCTCGGGAAGCGATTCCTCCACCAGATCCGTGCCGCTTCGCCCCTCCCCGCCGTCTCCGTCGCCTATCCGGTGATTTCTTCCGG GATCCGGGCGCTGCACGAGTCGTCGTACGACAAGAACGTGGACGAGCAGGTGCGGCCGTGCGTGGTGCCGGACTATGTAATCGACGGCGGAAGCTCTGACAAGTACTGGGGGCCACACCCCACCACCGGCGTCTTTGGCCCGGCTGATGACGGCGGCGCCTCCGCGGCCGGCATCGGCGGGAAGGCAGCGGCCGCCACAGGGATCAGTGGCTCATCCGAGGTGAAGAAGACCGTGTGGTTCCGCCTCGAAGAGGGCGTCGACAAGGCTCCCTACGCCTGA